One window from the genome of Cucumis melo cultivar AY chromosome 12, USDA_Cmelo_AY_1.0, whole genome shotgun sequence encodes:
- the LOC103500957 gene encoding transposon Tf2-1 polyprotein isoform X1 → MTAWGWNSITIDYVSLYQGVEAKLKRSVEGNHEARTGSQKPKEERIGAKCCCKGIARDRPTRGKNVTPRKFKGLQTAMGTRLDFSTAFHPQTDGQTERLNQVLEDMLRACALEFPGSWDSHLHLMEFAYNNSYQATIGMAPFEALYGRCCRSPVCWGEVGEQRLVGPELVQSTNEAIQKIRSRMHTAQSRQKSYADVRRKDLEFEIGDKVFLKVAPMKGVLRFERRGKLSPRFVGPFEILERIGPVAYRLALPPSLSAVHDVFHVSMLRKYVPDPSHVVDYEPLEIDENLSYVEQPVEVLAREVKTLRNKQIPLVKVLWRNHRVEEATWEREDDMRSRYPELFEE, encoded by the exons TCGGTTGAAGGAAACCACGAGGCAAGAACAGGAAGCCAGAAGCCAAAGGAAGAAAGAATTGGGGCTAAGTGTTGTT gtaagggtatagCGAGGGACAGACCAACGAGGGgcaagaatgtaacgccccgaaaatttaag ggtttgcagactgctatgggcacgaggttggactttagtacggctttccatccacagactgacggtcagactgagcgtctgaaccaggttttagaggatatgttacgggcgtgtgcattggaatttccaggtagctgggactcccacttacatttgatggaatttgcttataataacagttatcaggctactattggcatggcaccgtttgaggccctgtacggcagatgttgtagatccccggtttgctggggtgaggtaggtgagcagaggttggtgggtcctgagttagttcagtctactaacgaagcgatacagaagattagatcacgcatgcataccgctcagagtaggcagaagagttatgcagatgtgaggcggaaggaccttgagtttgagataggggataaggtattcttaaaggtagcacctatgaagggtgtcttgcgttttgaaaggaggggaaagttgagtccccgttttgttgggccatttgagattctggagcggattggccctgtagcttatcgcttggcgttgcctccatcactctcggcagtccatgatgtgtttcacgtttctatgttgaggaagtacgtgccagatccatcccatgtagtggattacgagccactagagattgatgagaacttgagctatgttgaacaacctgttgaggtgcttgctagagaggtgaagacgttgagaaataaacaaattcccctagttaaagtcttatggcggaatcaccgggtagaagaggctacatgggagcgtgaagacgacatgagatcccgttatcccgaactgttcgaggaataa
- the LOC103500957 gene encoding transposon Tf2-1 polyprotein isoform X2, producing the protein MRYQGVEAKLKRSVEGNHEARTGSQKPKEERIGAKCCCKGIARDRPTRGKNVTPRKFKGLQTAMGTRLDFSTAFHPQTDGQTERLNQVLEDMLRACALEFPGSWDSHLHLMEFAYNNSYQATIGMAPFEALYGRCCRSPVCWGEVGEQRLVGPELVQSTNEAIQKIRSRMHTAQSRQKSYADVRRKDLEFEIGDKVFLKVAPMKGVLRFERRGKLSPRFVGPFEILERIGPVAYRLALPPSLSAVHDVFHVSMLRKYVPDPSHVVDYEPLEIDENLSYVEQPVEVLAREVKTLRNKQIPLVKVLWRNHRVEEATWEREDDMRSRYPELFEE; encoded by the exons TCGGTTGAAGGAAACCACGAGGCAAGAACAGGAAGCCAGAAGCCAAAGGAAGAAAGAATTGGGGCTAAGTGTTGTT gtaagggtatagCGAGGGACAGACCAACGAGGGgcaagaatgtaacgccccgaaaatttaag ggtttgcagactgctatgggcacgaggttggactttagtacggctttccatccacagactgacggtcagactgagcgtctgaaccaggttttagaggatatgttacgggcgtgtgcattggaatttccaggtagctgggactcccacttacatttgatggaatttgcttataataacagttatcaggctactattggcatggcaccgtttgaggccctgtacggcagatgttgtagatccccggtttgctggggtgaggtaggtgagcagaggttggtgggtcctgagttagttcagtctactaacgaagcgatacagaagattagatcacgcatgcataccgctcagagtaggcagaagagttatgcagatgtgaggcggaaggaccttgagtttgagataggggataaggtattcttaaaggtagcacctatgaagggtgtcttgcgttttgaaaggaggggaaagttgagtccccgttttgttgggccatttgagattctggagcggattggccctgtagcttatcgcttggcgttgcctccatcactctcggcagtccatgatgtgtttcacgtttctatgttgaggaagtacgtgccagatccatcccatgtagtggattacgagccactagagattgatgagaacttgagctatgttgaacaacctgttgaggtgcttgctagagaggtgaagacgttgagaaataaacaaattcccctagttaaagtcttatggcggaatcaccgggtagaagaggctacatgggagcgtgaagacgacatgagatcccgttatcccgaactgttcgaggaataa